A region from the Sorex araneus isolate mSorAra2 chromosome 6, mSorAra2.pri, whole genome shotgun sequence genome encodes:
- the MKRN3 gene encoding probable E3 ubiquitin-protein ligase makorin-3 encodes MEEPAAPTDGREGAAAAPWRTVPARRAPRGPGVPGPAPFRAPRARPAWASAGGARDRPVPGRSGGSWTRHVACRYYLHGRCKEGPRCRYSHDAAGRPGQLSGEALGAVAAPTTRAGGAAARPSPPIGSPPILQDDVRGAGLGDAAVARTTGAGGWEEAVEFVPGLPYWGRQLRPCLGPGPSLISEGLRRSPVLVPVPEGPRPIPIPIPEPRSFPATERPRPLCRDAALGQCFRGASCLYVHGDVCDMCGLQALHPGDAVQRAAHRRACLDAHERDMELSFAVQRSRDKVCGICMEPVFERAQAADCRFGILSNCTHTFCLTCIRRWRTATQFENRIIKSCPQCRVASSFVIPSQFWVEEEQEKRQLIGQYKEAMSHKACRYFAKGQRRCPFGDKCFYQHAQPQGPGEEPRGQEAPSPATGRRGSGLAEPEQVGEGSIVIQSCHHHLVTLLLCSKWFLGWGEKVPLGELQEASVCIVALLWHVIWCVEMLSWPAACSHKPNPSRPHMSGAYIAVLPDPFPFLCLLRIVTFHPVP; translated from the coding sequence ATGGAAGAGCCTGCAGCTCCCACTGACGGCCGCGAGGGGGCAGCAGCGGCGCCGTGGCGCACCGTCCCCGCCCGCCGGGCGCCCCGAGGCCCGGGCGTGCCAGGCCCGGCCCCGTTTCGCGCGCCCCGCGCGCGTCCGGCCTGGGCgtcggcggggggcgcgcgggacCGGCCCGTGCCTGGCCGGAGCGGCGGCAGCTGGACGCGCCACGTAGCCTGCAGGTACTACCTGCACGGCCGCTGCAAAGAGGGGCCGCGCTGCCGCTACTCGCACGACGCGGCCGGCCGGCCCGGGCAGCTGTCAGGGGAGGCGCTGGGCGCAGTGGCCGCGCCCACGACGCGAGCCGGGGGCGCCGCCGCACGCCCCTCGCCACCCATTGGCTCTCCTCCGATCTTGCAAGACGACGTCCGCGGGGCCGGCCTGGGGGATGCAGCCGTTGCCAGGACAACCGGAGCTGGAGGATGGGAAGAGGCGGTGGAGTTCGTGCCCGGGCTGCCATACTGGGGCCGGCAGCTCCGTCCTTGCCTGGGCCCCGGCCCAAGCCTTATTTCTGAGGGGCTGCGCCGCAGCCCTGTCCTAGTCCCTGTCCCTGAGGGTCCGCGCCCCATTCCCATCCCCATTCCCGAGCCCCGATCCTTCCCGGCGACCGAGCGCCCGCGGCCCCTGTGTCGCGATGCGGCTCTAGGGCAGTGTTTCCGCGGCGCCAGCTGCCTGTACGTGCACGGCGACGTGTGCGACATGTGCGGGCTGCAGGCCCTGCACCCGGGGGACGCGGTCCAGCGCGCCGCCCACCGCCGGGCTTGCCTGGACGCGCACGAGAGGGACATGGAGCTGTCGTTCGCTGTGCAGCGCAGCCGCGACAAAGTGTGCGGCATCTGCATGGAGCCGGTGTTCGAGCGCGCGCAGGCCGCCGACTGCCGCTTTGGCATCCTGTCCAACTGCACGCACACCTTCTGTCTCACGTGCATCCGCCGCTGGCGCACTGCCACACAGTTTGAGAACAGGATCATCAAGTCGTGCCCTCAGTGCCGGGTGGCCTCCAGCTTTGTCATCCCTAGCcagttctgggtggaggaggagcaggagaagcgGCAGCTCATCGGGCAGTACAAGGAGGCCATGAGCCACAAGGCTTGCAGGTACTTCGCCAAGGGCCAGCGTCGCTGTCCCTTTGGAGACAAGTGTTTTTACCAGCACGCgcagccccagggccccggcGAGGAGCCTCGGGGACaggaggcccccagccctgccaccggCAGGCGAGGCAGCGGACTGGCGGAGCCCGAACAGGTGGGAGAGGGCAGCATTGTCATTCAGAGCTGTCACCACCACCTTGTCACGCTTTTGCTGTGCTCTAAGTGGTTTcttgggtggggagagaaagtgCCCCTTggtgagctgcaagaagcctccGTGTGTATCGTGGCCTTGCTGTGGCATGTCATCTGGTGTGTTGAGATGCTGTCGTGGCCCGCTGCTTGTTCTCATAAACCCAATCCATCTCGGCCCCATATGTCTGGAGCCTACATTGCTGTGCTTCCTGACCCATTCCCATTTCTTTGCCTGCTAAGGATCGTGACATTTCACCCTGTTCCGtaa